GGGAAGGTTTCCAACAAGAGTTCTGTTAAGAAGTCCATCAACATGGCCATTGGTAAAAACAACACCGCCAACATGGGGACTGTTAATATCAAAGGCAGCACTGTTGGAAAAACCGGTGTGATTACCAACAATTCCAAGGTTGAGAAATCCATCAACATGGCAATTGGTAAAGGTAACGAATCCAGCATGGGTTCAGTTTCTGTAGAATAAATAGTACGAAGTAGTTGTCAGGGACCCTGCTTTGCGAAAAGCCGGGCAGGATCCCTGTTACTGTTTCACCTCCAGATGAGACTGTTGTCAGATATGAGAGACGGATCATGAGATTACGATATGTAGTGATATTTATATTCTTGCTTTTGCCGCTTATGGCAGGTGGTTCTGTCCTGGCCGGTGACCTGGATGATGGTATTTCCAAGTTCACTGATGACGGGATGTCCAAATACGATGACTTGGGTAAAGCTGATAAAAACGTCAAGTTCATTGTTATAAACGCCAAAAGCAAGGCGAACATGATGAAGGGTAAAAAAGGCAAGAACGGCAAGGGTAAGAAGGGCGACGCCAATATGAACAGTGTTGTTCTTGGTGCCGGGAGCCGGGTCAAAGGTGATATTTATATCATAGACCAGAGTAGAGGCCCGAAAACGAATGTTGCCGATTAAACTCTGAATCCCGGATTTTCTGCCTCTGGCAGTTTATTGTGGAAAATAATCCTGGAAGGTTTTATTCTTACTACTTTCCAGCTATCATGGGGCAGTGGCCTGAAACAGTCACTTTTTTGGGGCCTGTTTCAACACCCTAGTTTTGCGTGGTGGTTCTTGTATTGGGCGGGCATCGTAAGATATCTGTAAATTGTCTTTACTGTAATTTCTAAATTGGATTGTTAGATATGATACTAAACAAGACTGCAACCGTCAGTTCTTCCAGGGTCAGCTGTTTATCCTCACGGAACGTACTCACTGTGCTTTTTCTCAGTCTGGCTTTTTTGCTGTTGTCTGCATGTGGGGACATGAACCCCATAACGTAGATGTGGAACTCCAGAAAAGTGCCCCGGTTGAGAAAATTACCTCATATAGCCAGGCGCTTCTCGATCTCGGTCTCATGACAGAGATCTATGATACCGGGTATATGAAAGTTCAGAGTCAGGACATTGCGGATGAAACCGGTACTTCTGTTACTACCGGAGGAGAGATTCAGAGAAATATTACGGAAATAATGAAAAGTACCCTGAATTCCATCGGGGGTAATGTTCTCTTTATCGAATATGATCCTGCATACATACAGAACCAGATGGTTTCCGGATACAGCAATTTTGAAGATAAGGTTGTTCCCGATGTGGTGATAACCGGCGGTATTACTGAATTTGATCGTGGACTTGAAACAAGAGGTGAAGGGACAAACGTCGATGCCGAATTTGACGTGAACGGTGTACCCAGCTGGTTTCCTAATAAAACAGTCGGGGGAAGTTTTGGCGATACTTCAAAATATGGGAAGGCAAGGATTACCCTGGATTTCAATCTGAAAGATTTTCAGACGCTGGCAGGTATTCCCAGGATGACTACAACCAACAGCATGGAGGTATATAAAGGACTCCGTGAGAAAGAATTGGCCATAACTCTTTTTGGTCCGAGTTTTGGATCTAAAGGAACGATTAAAAAGGTTCAGGGCAGGCATGAAGCCGTTCGGGTTCTGGTCCAGGTCAGTATGATGCAGTTGATAGGACGTTATCTTGCTGTTCCTTACTGGCGTCTAATGGGCGAGGGCTCTGAGCCGGATAAAATTGTTCTGGATTCCATTTCCGGAACGTATTATCGCATGTCAAAGGAAGACAGGATCGGAGCAGTACAGCAATGGTTGATTCTGCATGGGTATGATGTGGATATAACCAATAAAATTGATGGAAAAACCCGTGAAGCTCTTCAGAAGTTTGATCCTGCTTTCAGCGCCACAGCAGACGAGGTGAGTGAGAAACTATTTACTGATATTTATATTTCTATTCCCATTACCAGGGCAACTCTTGCCCGAAGGGATATCATCAATAAATATTATGCCAGCCTGCAGGAAACGCAGGAAGAACCGGCAGTGCAGGAAGCAGCACCAGCGGTTCAGCAGGCTCCAGCTCAGCAGGCGCCGGCTCAGCAGCAGGTGGCAGAGCAACCAGCTCAGCAGCCGCAGGAAGCTGCTCCTGTACAGGCAGCTGCACCAGTTCAGGAGGTAGCACAGGCACAGTCTGTTCAACAACCTGCACCTGAACCGGTAAAAAAAGCTGCTCCTGCCCGTAAGAAGCCGAAAAAATTCGGCAGGAAGCTGTCAGCGGATGATTGGTAATAAAACTTTCACCAAATTTGAAGATTTTTAATCTGTATTACAGGAAGGAGAAATACGGCCATGTTGTTAAAAAGAACTGCAGTCAGCTATGTTCTGGTCATGATGTTTGTTGGCACAACCATTGCGGTTGCGGGAAATAAAAAAATCATGTCAACCCGTGCTGCGAGGGTACTGGCGGAACGGGCCATTGTTGAATCCGTATATGGTTTGAAGATCAGATCGACGGAAGAGGTCGTCGATATGGTTGCCGCAAATTTTGTTGGTAAAACTGAGTCAAAAACGTCTGCAGAAATTCAGGGGATCAAGATTGATGAGGTTGTCTACGATGCTGAAAAAGACATCGCCCAGGCAACAGCCTCTATCAGTATTGACACGATAACCAATATTGATGGCCAGGAATTGGATTTAAAAGGGAAGACCTTTAAAAGAGTTGCTTTTGCAACTTCAACTCCTGCCAATGCCGGACCTCTCAGGGCATTACGGGCGGCAGAGTTGGACGGGTACAAAAACCTGGTCAAGACCATTGTTGGTTTTACCCTGGAGAGTAAAACCACTGTTGAAAACTATATCCTGACTTCTGACATTGTCAAAGTGAAGGTTATGGCTACAACTTACCTGGCTGATCTTGTTGATTATGGCTGGGACGAAGAAGGTAATGCCTTTGTGAAATTCAAGGTGACCAAAAAAGATATTGAAGATATTCTCGGTGCTTCAATTCCTGGTGTCGATGACGTGATAGAAGTAGAAGGTCACGGTGCCCAGGTTGATGATTACTCTGCTGCTAAGGCTCAATCTTAAAATGAGAGCCATTACAACCTGGCTGTCTGTTTGATTCTCATGGTCAGGTGAAGTGAAACGGCGCTTCGCCTGACGTGAGAATGCATTAAAACTTTCCGGTCTGTATCCGGAAATCCGAAAATGGCTGAGCCATTACACATCCCGGCTTTCTACCTGGTCAGGCCAGCCGATTCTGTAGAGGCTGTTCTTTATTCATTCATAAAGAATTAAGTTTTCAATTATTATCATTTAAGAGCGGTATTGTCTGTACTTCCTGAATGAAGGTTTGGAGGCCGGACAGTATTGAAATTGATCATGGATAAGAAAATAAATATTTGGCGGGAAAGGATTGTTTCTTTCACAATAGGTGCGCTGTGTCTGTTTGTTGTCTCTTTACTGATGGGGGCGGCTTCTGATTATCAGAATTCAACACTGAACTACGGGAGATACCAGATTTCCTCCTGGGCTACTCAGCTTAATCGTGGAAGTGGTGCTGTTGGGGCGTTTGTTCTGGATACTGTATCCGGAGAAACGAGGACAGTGTATATGCGTACTTATGGAGATCCTGGTGATACAAGGGTAGTGAAAAATAACCTGAAAAAATCATTCAGCGCCATGAGGTGATGAAAAAATGACATTTTTCAAAAGGGTTTTTCGATTGCGGTATGGTTTGGTACTGCTTTGTCTGTTCTTTTTATTTGGATTTCAAAATATTAATATCGGTGTGAATAACCAGGTGAATACAGGTGGTATTGTCGGAGGTGACTGCATCCAGGGAAATGGCAGGATGACAGAAGAGGTGCGCCATACGGAACCTTTCAGTGAAATACATGTTGAAGGTGTTCTCGATGTACACCTTTCCTGCGGTGACAGGCAGCATGTTGAAATAACGGCCGATTCGAATCTTCATTCAAAAATAATTACCACAGTGAAAAACGGTAGATTGACGGTTTACGCGAAGGGTTCCGTCTGTACACAGAATCCGATGGCCGTTAAAATCACAACCAGGAAAGCATTGCGGAAAATAGCAGCTGATGGCAGCAGTGATCTGGTTGGTCTGTTGAATAGCTGTTCTTCAAAAGAATTGTCAGTTGACCTGCAGGGTGCCTGTACCTTGAAGCTTGTCGGTTCCACCCAAAATCTTGAGCTGCGGCTGCAGGGATCATCTGAGTTTGATGGGGAGGCATTTCATGCGCAGAATGTAAAAGTCATCACTGAAGATGCTACTGAGGCAAAGATTTATGTTACCGATACACTCTCCGGCAGTGCCGGTGGTACCAGCGAGGTTCAGTATGGCGGGAATCCACCACATGTGCAGGTTGATACATCAGATATTGGTGAAGTAAGTCCATTATGACAGGTTCCAGGTTTCTAAAATTGTTTTTTTTCTCTGTTCTTGTTCTGTGTTTTTTCCTTCCGACCGAGGGAAATACCACTTCCCCGGCAGAAATTGTTGTTAAAATTCAAACGGTAAGAAATTCTCCAAATTTCCAGCAACC
The DNA window shown above is from Desulfomarina profundi and carries:
- a CDS encoding GIN domain-containing protein, with the translated sequence MTFFKRVFRLRYGLVLLCLFFLFGFQNINIGVNNQVNTGGIVGGDCIQGNGRMTEEVRHTEPFSEIHVEGVLDVHLSCGDRQHVEITADSNLHSKIITTVKNGRLTVYAKGSVCTQNPMAVKITTRKALRKIAADGSSDLVGLLNSCSSKELSVDLQGACTLKLVGSTQNLELRLQGSSEFDGEAFHAQNVKVITEDATEAKIYVTDTLSGSAGGTSEVQYGGNPPHVQVDTSDIGEVSPL